The following nucleotide sequence is from Ensifer adhaerens.
ACAACATCGTCGAAATCCTCAGGCGCACCAACGGCGTGATCGTCGCCTCGTCTCTGAAGCAAGGCGGGGTCTGGTGGAACCCGGTCGATATCGAGCGGGTTAAGGCTTTCCGCGCCGCTGCCGAACCCGCGCTGGAGGCGTGACAATGGCGGCTGAAACGCTTTCGGAACAGATCCTGCGGGAAAACGCCACCGTCTTCGAAGCCATGGTCAAACATCGCTTCGTCGAGGACATCGTGATGGAGCGTCTGTCCCCGCAGGTTTTCGAACGCTATCTCGTCTATGAGGGGGCCTTCGTCGAAACCGCGATCTCGATCTTCGCCTTTGCGGCGGCGAAGGCCGAGACGATCGAACAGAAGCGCTGGCTGATTGCCGTTCTGGATGCGCTCGCCAACCAGCAGATCGCCTACTTCGAACGGATTTTTGCCGAACGCAATATCGATCCCGGCGCCTATGATCTCAATGTTGCCGAGGTCGATGCTTTCCGAACGGGTATGCTGGACATCGCCCGCAACGGCGGTTTCCTCGATACCGTCGCTGCCATGTTTGCGGCCGAGTGGATGTACTGGACCTGGTCGAAAAGGGCCGCCCGTTCATCGTTTGCCGATCCACATTTGAAGGAATGGGTCGAAATGCACGCCGATGATGAGTTTGCGGCTCAGGCGAAGTGGCTGAAGCAAGAACTCGACGTGGCCGGCGACGCGCTCGAGGCTTCCGAGCGCAAACGCCTGAGCGCTATCTTCGGGCGAGCGCAGCAACTGGAAATCGCCTTTCATGACGCAGCCTACGTCTGATCAAGGCGACATTTGGGAACGACCATGACCTCTCGCACCACAGTGGACGGCAAGCGCCTGCTCAAGCGTCTTGATGATTTCGCAAAAATCGGCGGGACGCCGGCCGGGGGCGTCAACCGGCAGGCTTTGTCGGTGGAAGATCGGGGCTCCCGCCGGCTGCTAGCGGAACTCGCGCTTGCGCGCGGTTTCCGCGTCTTCCAGGATCCGATGGCAAACCTG
It contains:
- a CDS encoding TenA family protein, whose translation is MAAETLSEQILRENATVFEAMVKHRFVEDIVMERLSPQVFERYLVYEGAFVETAISIFAFAAAKAETIEQKRWLIAVLDALANQQIAYFERIFAERNIDPGAYDLNVAEVDAFRTGMLDIARNGGFLDTVAAMFAAEWMYWTWSKRAARSSFADPHLKEWVEMHADDEFAAQAKWLKQELDVAGDALEASERKRLSAIFGRAQQLEIAFHDAAYV